A single genomic interval of Lathyrus oleraceus cultivar Zhongwan6 chromosome 7, CAAS_Psat_ZW6_1.0, whole genome shotgun sequence harbors:
- the LOC127102518 gene encoding uncharacterized protein LOC127102518 has protein sequence MVHPDIFLKQVVSLDVQGVIVKVVDVGNQFKNKQKFESHDQMLQWIRIKASKLGFGVVIRRFNNVSNKICVFVKMTYERSEKYRTPLRNFKRDDTGSRKCEYRFKALRGDKTEMQQLLKLLDDNSYVSRYRTCEDEVTVRGTFWTHPYSIKLFNMFPMVLILDSIHMINKYRLSLLEMVGATSIKKTYSVGFAFLECEKEDNFTWALEVCRTLLKDQGEIPTEIAIDRDTALMNLVAKVKEKIVCARTDNVRHILVSNIFRTGLNYIFHDAKRADNVGYDKAKCGCTIVKTYGLSCACFVSKKVKLGDPIKIDEFYTHWKRLGFDDDGVMNDGKSNISILTEWEVIQERFLKADDNMKLHIKEQLRKISYPETTNTKPSSQPIKTKGVAKKMKPTPNAN, from the exons atggtgcacccCGATATTTTCTTAAAACAAGTTGTTTCTCTGGATGTCCAAGGTGTTATTGTGAAGGTGGTAGATGTTGGCAACCAATTTAAAAACAAGCAAAAGTTTGAATCTCATGATCAAATGCTTCAATGGATTCGTATAAAGGCATCTAAACTTGGATTTGGTGTGGTTATCAGAAGGTTCAATAATGTTTCGAATAAAATATGCGTTTTTGTGAAAATGACGTACGAAAGAAGCGAGAAATATAGAACTCCTCTCCGAAATTTTAAAAGAGACGACACTGGATCTAGAAAATGTGAGTATCGGTTCAAG GCGCTTAGGGGGGATAAAACTGAGATGCAACAACTCTTGAAATTGTTGGATGATAATAGTTATGTGTCTAGGTACCGAACGTGCGAGGATGAAGTTACTGTTAGAGGAACATTTTGGACTCATCCTTATTCTATAAAGTTGTTCAATATGTTTCCTATGGTGCTCATACTTGATTCAATCCACATGATAAACAAGTATAGACTTTCATTATTGGAGATGGTTGGTGCTACCTCAATTAAGAAGACATATTCGGTTGGTTTTGCATTTCTTGAGTGTGAAAAAGAGGACAATTTTACTTGGGCCTTAGAGGTGTGTCGAACACTGTTGAAGGACCAAGGTGAGATACCTACAGAGATTGCTATCGACCGTGATACTGCATTGATGAATTTGGTTGCAAAG GTGAAAGAGAAAATTGTTTGTGCAAGGACTGATAATGTTAGACACATT TTAGTCAGTAACATTTTTCGGACGGGTTTAAACTATATTTTTCACGATGCTAAACGAGCTGATAATGTAGGTTATGATAAAGCAAAGTGTGGATGCACAATTGTGAAAACATATGGTCTCTCATGTGCTTGTTTTGTTTCTAAAAAAGTGAAACTTGGTGACCCAATAAAAATTGACGAGTTTTATACTCATTGGAAGAGACTTgggtttgatgatgatggtgtcaTGAATGATGGTAAATCGAATATCTCTATTTTAACCGAATGGGAAGtgatacaagagagatttttgaaaGCCGATGACAATATGAAACTCCACATCAAAGAACAATTGAGGAAGATTTCCTATCCGGAAACCACCAACACGAAACCGTCCTCTCAACCGATAAAAACAAAAGGCGTTGCGAAGAAAATGAAGCCTACACCGAATGCCAATTAG